In the Populus trichocarpa isolate Nisqually-1 chromosome 1, P.trichocarpa_v4.1, whole genome shotgun sequence genome, one interval contains:
- the LOC18095768 gene encoding early nodulin-75 isoform X1, with the protein MAQTNQKQAPEIYEPACQVNPPPAPPIGYPQGHYVAPPPIDYPTMDAPPIGYPQGHYVAPPPIGHPTMDDSGYPSQHTPETKMTGSIEIQCCCFVWRKS; encoded by the exons ATGGCTCAAACCAATCAAAAACAAGCTCCAG AGATATATGAACCGGCTTGTCAGGTGAATCCACCACCTGCACCACCGATAGGGTACCCTCAAGGTCACTATGTTGCACCACCACCAATTGATTATCCCACTATGGATGCACCACCGATAGGGTACCCTCAAGGTCACTATGTTGCACCACCACCAATTGGTCATCCCACTATGGATGATTCAGGTTACCCTTCCCAGCATACTCCAGAGACCAAAATGACAGGATC CATTGAAATTCAGTGTTGCTGCTTTGTCTGGAGGAAGTCCTAG
- the LOC18095768 gene encoding protein CYSTEINE-RICH TRANSMEMBRANE MODULE 6 isoform X2, whose translation MAQTNQKQAPEIYEPACQVNPPPAPPIGYPQGHYVAPPPIGHPTMDDSGYPSQHTPETKMTGSIEIQCCCFVWRKS comes from the exons ATGGCTCAAACCAATCAAAAACAAGCTCCAG AGATATATGAACCGGCTTGTCAGGTGAATCCACCACCTGCACCACCGATAGGGTACCCTCAAG GTCACTATGTTGCACCACCACCAATTGGTCATCCCACTATGGATGATTCAGGTTACCCTTCCCAGCATACTCCAGAGACCAAAATGACAGGATC CATTGAAATTCAGTGTTGCTGCTTTGTCTGGAGGAAGTCCTAG